One genomic window of Medicago truncatula cultivar Jemalong A17 chromosome 1, MtrunA17r5.0-ANR, whole genome shotgun sequence includes the following:
- the LOC11422758 gene encoding HVA22-like protein i: MIGSFLTWALVSVFGYAYPAYECYKVVEKNKPEIEQLRFWCQYWILVAVMTVCERFGDTFVSWVPMYCEAKLAFFIFLWYPKTKGTTYVYDSFFRPYVAKHEPEIDRSLSELRTRAGDYVVVYSQRAVSYGQTRIYDILKFVSAQSTPAPHPAQQRPGPGVRVRKPAPAKGQPATATEPQVEEPPSPASSTTSSQFQKEVKEELLDSPQAPKVAPPVAGLNKQKSSVAALNNQKPPVASLNNQKPPVASLNNQKPPVAGLTTQKSSAAVLITQKSNPSSETIIISSSSTESNPKNIESTATSSSSATENGKSLVKEETRMEESIRVTRGRLRKTRSVGTQ, encoded by the exons ATGATAGGATCCTTTCTTACCTGGGCGCTTGT GAGTGTTTTTGGCTATGCCTATCCAGCGTATGAATGCTATAAAGTAGTTGAAAAGAATAAGCCAGAAATTGAACAACTTCGATTTTGGTGCCAGTATTG GATTTTGGTTGCTGTTATGACAGTGTGTGAGAGATTTGGAGATACTTTTGTATCATG GGTCCCAATGTATTGTGAAGCTAAGTTggcatttttcatatttttgtggtACCCCAAAACAAAG GGAACAACATATGTATATGATTCCTTCTTTAGACCATATGTTGCAAAACATGAGCCAGAAATTGATCGGAGCTTGTCGGAACTAAGGACAAGGGCGGGAGATTATGTAGTTGTGTATTCTCAAAGAGCTGTTAGTTATGGTCAGACTAGAATATATGACATTTTGAAGTTTGTTTCAGCACAATCAACACCAGCACCTCATCCCGCTCAG CAACGACCGGGACCGGGTGTGAGAGTTCGTAAACCTGCACCTGCCAAGGGCCAACCAGCCACTGCTACAGAACCACAAGTTGAAGAACCCCCATCTCCTGCCTCTAGCACAACTTCAAGTCAGTTCCAAAAGGAAGTAAAAGAGGAGTTACTGGATTCTCCACAAGCTCCTAAAGTAGCCCCTCCTGTTGCAGGTTTAAACAAACAGAAATCCTCTGTAGCTGCTTTAAATAACCAGAAGCCTCCAGTAGCTTCTTTAAATAACCAGAAGCCTCCAGTAGCTTCTTTAAATAACCAGAAGCCTCCTGTAGCTGGTTTAACTACTCAAAAATCTTCTGCAGCAGTTTTAATTACCCAGAAGTCTAATCCTTCATCTGAAACAATTATCATATCTTCGTCATCAACAGAGTCAAACCCAAAGAATATTGAATCAACAGCAACATCCTCCTCTTCAGCAACTGAAAATGGAAAATCTCTTGTAAAGGAGGAGACCAGAATGGAAGAAAGTATTCGGGTTACACGGGGAAGACTAAGAAAAACCAGATCAGTAGGAACCCAGTAG